The window ACCGCCTTTGAAAACGATAAATCGAAGGTAAGTTATGAGGCTAATTCTTTTTATATGGGAAAAGAAAACTCAGAACCTGAAAAACGCCGTATTGAAAAAAAATCAAAAGCCGCTTCTTTTTTTAAAAATTTATTTTCAATAGAATCTATTATTTCCAAACTCGGAATTATCTTACTTTTAATCGGGATAGGTTATATTTTTAAACTCGGTTATAATAACGGCTATATTACGGAAAATGTAGCTTTAATGGCGGGTTGTGCAGGAGGAGCTCTTCTTGTTTCTTTGGGGTTATATGTAAACGGAAAAAAAAGAATAATTTTAAGTCAAGTCCTTTTAGGCGGAGGCATTGCGGTTTTTTATATTACGGCTTATGCCGCCTATTTACATTACGGAATATTGGGAGATGTTTGGGCCTTTGTATTTTTAAGCATTATTACGGCTTCGGCTTATTCGCTTTCAATGACTACCTCGTATCCCGCGATTGCAATTATAGCCCTTTCAGGAAGTTTAATTATACCCTTTGCAGTGGGATTAAACTTTTTAGGTTTAACCGGTTTCGGGTTTTATGTTTTTGCCGTTTCGGTTTTTTCTTCAATAATATATTTTTTTAAACGCTGGAGAATTTTACAGTTTTCATCGGTTGTTTCACTGTTTATAGCCTTATCAATACTTGTTATAAAATTTAATTTTAATATTGCGGAAGCAAGAATGTTTTTAACTCTTATTTGCGTTTTGTGGACAATAAATATTTTACCTGATTTTATTTTTCACTTATGCGGAAGCGAAAAACATTCGGATAAAATATATTCGGTTTTTGCAGCTGTTATAAATTATGTATTTACAATATTTTTCGTATTTAACCTTTCAAACTATAATCCCGTTCCGAACGGTATTGCATATTTTACGGCCGCCTCGGTTTATACGGCAACGGCATATATTTCAATAAATAAAAACCGCCTATCTAATTTAAGCTATACATATATTGCCCTTGCCTTAACTTCGGTTTATTGCGGCATATTGGATTGTTTGAGTTTCAGTATTCAGCCTGCCGCCGTTTTAGCGGTAAGTCTTTTTTTATATTGGCTTTGGAGAAAAAATCCGGAAAACAAATTGATGCTTCCGGTTCATATTATGTTTGCGGCAGGTTATACGGCGGCATTGATAAATTTACTGTGGAATTTTTATTCCGTTTCTTTTTCAAGATTGTTTTTTCAGTCGCTTTTATACTTTGTTCCTATGTTTTTAAGCGTGCCGTTTCAAAAAGAAAAATCTAAAAAACTTTTTCAAACTTTTGTTTTGCAAGTTTATATTTTTATTATAAGTTTACTTCACATTTATAATTCAGTAAAACCGAATAACTTTTTTATTTTCGGTTATGATATTTCAAAATATATGATATTGATATTTGCCGCTGTTACGGTTTTATTATTCGGCTTATATAATTTGCTTCATTATAAAACAAAAAATATATTTTATGAACAAAGTTTATATGCCTGTCCCATATCGGTAATATTTTTTTTATTGCTTGATATAAACAGATTAAACTTTTATTTTCAATATAATAATTTAACTCTTTCCGTTATACTTCAATTTATGATTGCTTTAGGAGTTATTTTGATTTCTTTATTTAAAGATAAAACATCTTTAAATAAATTTATGTATTTATTTTCATTTTATTTTATTGTATTAAAGTTTTTTTTATTCGATGTATTTAAGATAACTGGAGATGTGCGATACGGTATTTTACTTTCCGTACTGTTTATTTTGATAATCGATAAATTTTATAAGTTTAAAACAAATGAGGTATTGAAAACATTAAAGATAAGTAAAATTGCAGCTTTATTTTTGATTTCCGTATACTATGTATTTTTTTATTTTATCGGCATAAAAGAAGAGGAAGGAATAAATCTTTTTTCCGTATTACTTAATATTTGTAATTCCCTAATTTTTTTAAAGATAATTTTGGAATTTAAGATAAATAAAATCTTTTATTTTACTTCCGGAACTGTTATTTTTGTTTTTTTTAGTGTTATCGATATTTATCTTCCGTTACGAAACGGCGGCGTTCTTACCTTGCTTTGGGCTTTTTATTCCATATCGGTTTTTGTGTTTTATTTAGTAAGAGCCGATAAAAATATGGTGTACACCGCTCTTGTGCTTATAGTCATTGTAGCTGCAAAACTTATTTTTATCGATTTTTACACGATAAGCATATTTTTTAAAGTAATATCGTCTTTGATTTTCGGCTCCGCTCTTTTAGGGGTGAGCTATTTAATTCCGCCTTTAATTAAAAAGATTACAAAGCAGGAAAATGAAAAAGAAGATTAAGCATAAGGAGCCTTTTTAAGTTTAACTGAAGTTTTTAAAGATACCGATAAACTTAAAGCCGAAAATTATAGGCTCTTTTAAAATTTTCATAAATATTCATTTTAAATTCTTTAATTTCCGCTTCGGGAGGGGAAGCGGTTTTTAAACGTATTGTTGCGGCTTTTTTAACTACTTCTTTTATATCGGAGGGAAGAGAATAAGGTTCTCCCTTTAATGTCATATACGGGGAATCGGTTTCCGTAAGAAGTCTTTTTTGTTCGATATTGAGGCAGGCTTCCATTTGGGCTTTTTGTCCGCGTAATAATCCCTTTCCTATGCAAAAGTAAGCATTGACACCTTTTTTTAAAAAAGAAGCGGCTTCTATTTTTGAGCCTGCCCACCCGTGAAAAATCACCGATGATACCTTTTTTAAACCGGAGCATTCCTCGAAAAGAAGGTGCATGGCTTTACGGCAGTGAATAACCATAGGTAAGCCCGTTTTTTGTGCAAGTTTTAACTGTACCTTCCAAACTTTTATTTGAGATTGTACATTCGCCTTATATTTTTCTTCAAAAAAATCAAAACCGCATTCTCCTATGGCCGAAATACCTTTTTGTAAAATGAGCTCTTCCAAAAAAGGGATTTCTTCCGTAACCGGGTTTTGCGGGTGAATTCCGAAGGAAAGAATAAAATCGGAATTATTTTCACTGCAAATTTTTTTTTGAAGTTTAAACCGGCTTGCCGTATCGGCGGAAGCGCAAAATACGGAATCTTTACAAAAAACCGATTTTTCCGCATCCTTAATACCGCCGTTTATGAGCTGTTCAACCGTATCCAATATATGAATGTGAGCGTCCGTGTACATAACATTATTATATACTAAAGCTATTTTTTTGTATACCGAAAATGTATATAAGGAACCGCAAAAAAAAAGCGGATTTCTTTTAATACAATTTGCGGAGGCTACTATGAAATTATATGCAATAAAAAGCGCTCAAGGAGATTTTTCTTACTGTACAATTTTGCAGGAAAGCGAATCGGGATACATGATTAGAATTTGTATGGATAAAGCCGGGTATCAAAAGATAAGCGAAAACTTTATCGATAAGGAACTTTTTAACTTGTGTGTTAGAACGGGCTACATTAAAGAGCTTGCCGAAGAAGCCTCCGTTGTAGCATAGAAGTTTGATAAGGTTAAAATAAGCGGTTTAAATATCCGCCGCTTATTTTAACCTTAATTTTTTATTCTTTCCGTATATTTCCCGTATACTTCGGGAAACCGTCCGTTTCCGTTTATTCCTTTTTAAATAAGAGCTCTCTTATGATATGCCCCTTTTTTAAACCTTTTTGTTCAAATTTTGTTGTAGGCCGTATTTTTTGCGGTTCCGCAAAGTATTCATATTCCGATTTTAAATTCGGTGTATCCGAAAGCCGGCTGAATGCGTCATGTGCATAGTCTTCCCAATCGGTTACCATATAAATATAGCCGTTTTTCTTTAATTTTGAAGCAAGTAAATCCGTTCTGGGTCTTCTTATTAGGCGCCGTTTGTGATTGCGTTTTTTTTGCCAAGGGTCGGGAAAAAAGATATGAAACCCGGCTAAACTTTTATCGGGTATCATTTTTTCCAAAACTTCAATTGCATCGTGTTCTATAATGCGTAAATTTAAAAGTTTTTTGTTTTCTATTTCGCCCAATAATTTTCCGACTCCGGCTTTAAAGACTTCTATTCCGAGATAATTTTTATCCGGGTTTTCTTCCGCAATTTGTGAAGTTGCGCTTCCCATTCCGAAGCCTATTTCTATAATTACCGGATTGTCATTTTTAAATATGGAATTAAATTCTAAAAGTTTTTCATCGTAAGGCAAACACCATTTATCGTAAAATGCCGCATAATTTCGTTTTTGCGATTCTGTCATTCTGCCTGACCGCATTACAAAGGTTTTAATTGAACGGAATGTAAAGTCGCCTTCCGTCCGTTTATCGTTATTTAAATTGTTCATAATCAATATAGTTTATAAGGTTTTGTTAAATATGCAAAATTATTGTTTGCAAATTCCAGCATACATTGAATGTATCTTGCATCGCCGTATTCTTCTTTCAGCTGTAAAAGGTTACCGTTCATCTCGGCGGATAAATCAAGTTTTTTTGCGAATATAGGTTGTTTGTCGGCTCCGAGTAAAATAAGCGAAAACTCAAACAGTTCCGTATTTTCATGTGTTTGTACAGTCCAAGTGTTTTCCGTAATGTTAAAAGAGAAGGGTAAAGCTCTTTTTTCCTCCGTTTTATTTAAGCTAAAAGTTTTAATATCGCGATTTCCCGATAAATCTTCCGCAATTAGCGAGTATGTTCCTTCGGGAAAGCCTCCTGACGGCGGGGCTATTTTATTTGAGCCTGCATAAAGCTTTTTTTGTCCCGCATTTTCCGTGTTATCTACGGAAATAAAAAAAGAAGAATTGTTTCTGTTTAGTACCCAACTTAATCCGCTTTCAGTATGAATTACCGTAACGGAATTATAATCGTTTTTTCCGTCTTCGTCGGTATAAAGAGAAAATACGGAAAGGCGTTCCGCGAAATTTTCATTTTCGGTTTCCACCAATAAACGTTTGATTGAAAATTCCGAAATTACAGGCGGCTTAAACGAGCAGTTTATTTGTAAAAATATAAAAGCGATAAAGATAAAAAAAGAGTGATTTATTTTTTTCATATTCGATTAAAACATAAAAGACATATTCATAACCGTAAGGTCGGAATCTTCAAAACGACTTGCACTTGATTCAAAGCGGACGTTTACTTTTTCGCATGCATCGTTTAAGTAAGAAATATAATACATACCTAAGCCGGTATCTTCCGAACCTTCAGGTAGGGCCCTGTAAAAATCTATGAGCGAATTTTTATCTACATCTGCGGATTTGATATCATTAAAGTTTGCCCGTACGGCTTCGGATTTTTCATTTTTACTGTAAAGGGTTACCTGTATTTTTCCCTGAGTGCCTAAACCGGAGCCGCCTATTTTCCACGAAACGAATACAAGTTCCCGTTTGCGTTCAAGCTCGGCTACAAGTCTCCGCCTTATTGCAGGGTCAAAAAGGGCTTCCTGCGGGTCGCCCAATTCCGGAAATAAAATTTTCGCTTCCTTATGCAGGTTCATATTTTCAGCGCTTAAAATCAACTCCATAAGCATTAAAGCTATATATTCGGCAATTTTAGTTTTATCCATATATTCTACAAGACCTGTACGGATAGCCTTTAAAATTTGGTCGAAATCGGGGTTGGAGCGGAATTTGGTAATAATAAACCATGTAAATGGACGTAAATTGTTTAGAAATTTTTCACTTAAAAAAAGCTGGATATTTTTTTCTTCAGGAGAAAGAGAGTTGTTTTTCATTATAAAGGTAATAAGAGGATTAAGAATTTCATTTTTTGCATCATAAATTACTTTTTCATTTTTTTGTAAAATATTTGCTAAAAATCTTTCGTTAATATGAGTTTTTTCGTCCACAATACTTGCAGGGTTTTGCCTGTTCCATTTTTTTATGACGGGAGAAGCGAGAATTTGTTTAAAAATAAATTCGTCATATTGTTTGTATAAAACCGAATAAACAATGAGTTTTGAAAGGTCCATAACTTCTTGACGGGAAGAGACAAATTCAGGTTTTGAAATTTCTATTTTCGAGATATAGTCGGTTAAAAGAAGGCGTTGTATAGTTTCCGGAATAAATTTTTCGAGTGAAATACCGTATTCTTCAACATTACCCGCAAGTTTGAATTTTAACAGTTTTTTATTTCTTTTGATAAAAAATGTTGACCCTTCCTGCGTTAAAATGAGTTTCAGCGGTAATTCCAAGATACGCTTTTTTTCACCTGCGGCCATATTTTCTCCCTGCCTTAATAAGATACCGATGATAAAGTATAACATATATTAAAGATAAATGCTATAGGTATTGTGAATGGCCGATACGGCTATAAGACGGAATATTTTTATTGTGTCGGCTTAAGGGAATTAACACGAAAAAAAATGAAACGGTATGAAAAAATCTTTTAGGAACAGGGAGTTTAAAAGTTTCCGCCGCCGCTTAGTAATTTATTTTACCGTGAAACGGCGGAAACTTTTCGGAAAGCCTTACAGGCTGTATTCCTGCCCCGTTTATAAATTTAACGGTTTATGACTTATTTTTTATTTTTACGGTTATATTGCGTATGTTTTTCCACAACATAAAAACGATAAGTACCGCTCCGACATATCCGTTTATGACGTAAATAATGTTAATTAAAACTCTGAACGGGAGATAAAGACCGATAATCAAACCTAAAATGCCCAGTACGATTGTCAGTATTTTAAATTGATTTGACCCTTCTTTTGAAAAGCGCGCACACGGATTGTAAAGAAGGGGGACTGCTGTAGTGTAAATTCCTGCAAATACTACTACGGCAAATATTGAGGCAAACGGCTTCCATATATATTCTGCAAGAATTAAATTCGGTATATCGGCATTCCATACGAAAATATTTTTTGTATTTATACCTTCGGTATTTATATTTGCAATTTGTGCAAACATGATGACTATAATTGCAAGGCATATTGCCAGGGTGCCTATGTATATTCCGTACTCAATATCCTTTTTTTTATTTACTGCT is drawn from Treponema pedis and contains these coding sequences:
- a CDS encoding DUF2339 domain-containing protein, producing MSVLLRLIFSVCLLFLCLVYVLIKLAVNGRKIKILENEIKKLKVLYRQFSSDLGNSAYNEPAACNTREENEKLSANKRTAFENDKSKVSYEANSFYMGKENSEPEKRRIEKKSKAASFFKNLFSIESIISKLGIILLLIGIGYIFKLGYNNGYITENVALMAGCAGGALLVSLGLYVNGKKRIILSQVLLGGGIAVFYITAYAAYLHYGILGDVWAFVFLSIITASAYSLSMTTSYPAIAIIALSGSLIIPFAVGLNFLGLTGFGFYVFAVSVFSSIIYFFKRWRILQFSSVVSLFIALSILVIKFNFNIAEARMFLTLICVLWTINILPDFIFHLCGSEKHSDKIYSVFAAVINYVFTIFFVFNLSNYNPVPNGIAYFTAASVYTATAYISINKNRLSNLSYTYIALALTSVYCGILDCLSFSIQPAAVLAVSLFLYWLWRKNPENKLMLPVHIMFAAGYTAALINLLWNFYSVSFSRLFFQSLLYFVPMFLSVPFQKEKSKKLFQTFVLQVYIFIISLLHIYNSVKPNNFFIFGYDISKYMILIFAAVTVLLFGLYNLLHYKTKNIFYEQSLYACPISVIFFLLLDINRLNFYFQYNNLTLSVILQFMIALGVILISLFKDKTSLNKFMYLFSFYFIVLKFFLFDVFKITGDVRYGILLSVLFILIIDKFYKFKTNEVLKTLKISKIAALFLISVYYVFFYFIGIKEEEGINLFSVLLNICNSLIFLKIILEFKINKIFYFTSGTVIFVFFSVIDIYLPLRNGGVLTLLWAFYSISVFVFYLVRADKNMVYTALVLIVIVAAKLIFIDFYTISIFFKVISSLIFGSALLGVSYLIPPLIKKITKQENEKED
- the trmB gene encoding tRNA (guanosine(46)-N7)-methyltransferase TrmB, encoding MTESQKRNYAAFYDKWCLPYDEKLLEFNSIFKNDNPVIIEIGFGMGSATSQIAEENPDKNYLGIEVFKAGVGKLLGEIENKKLLNLRIIEHDAIEVLEKMIPDKSLAGFHIFFPDPWQKKRNHKRRLIRRPRTDLLASKLKKNGYIYMVTDWEDYAHDAFSRLSDTPNLKSEYEYFAEPQKIRPTTKFEQKGLKKGHIIRELLFKKE
- a CDS encoding TatD family hydrolase; translation: MYTDAHIHILDTVEQLINGGIKDAEKSVFCKDSVFCASADTASRFKLQKKICSENNSDFILSFGIHPQNPVTEEIPFLEELILQKGISAIGECGFDFFEEKYKANVQSQIKVWKVQLKLAQKTGLPMVIHCRKAMHLLFEECSGLKKVSSVIFHGWAGSKIEAASFLKKGVNAYFCIGKGLLRGQKAQMEACLNIEQKRLLTETDSPYMTLKGEPYSLPSDIKEVVKKAATIRLKTASPPEAEIKEFKMNIYENFKRAYNFRL